One region of Streptomyces capillispiralis genomic DNA includes:
- the lpdA gene encoding dihydrolipoyl dehydrogenase: MSKHFAVVVLGAGPGGYTTAVRCAQLGLSVAVVEEKYWGGVCLNVGCIPSKALLRNAELAHIVTTQASTFGIRAEGAVTFDYGAAYKRSRKVADGRVSGVHYLMRKNGITEYDGRGTFTDAHTLHVALGDGGTETITFDHCVIATGATTRLLPGTELSDRVVTYEEQILAEELPESIVIAGAGAIGVEFAYVLHNYGVKVTLVEFADRIVPLEDADVSKELAKNYRKLGIEVLTSTRVEAIDDTDPAAPVRVTVTQDGTRRTLEAARVMQAVGFTPRVTGYGLETTGVRLTERGAIDVDGRGRTSVPHLYAIGDVTAKLMLAHAAEAMGIVAAETIAGAETMEIDFRMVPRATYCQPQIASFGHTEEQARQAGHDIDVAKFPFTANGKAHGLAEPGGFVKVISDKRYGEILGAHLIGPEVTELLPELTLAQQWDLTVHEVARNIHAHPTLGEAVKEAVHGLAGHMINM, translated from the coding sequence ATGAGCAAGCACTTTGCCGTCGTCGTCCTGGGGGCCGGCCCGGGCGGTTACACGACTGCGGTCCGCTGTGCCCAACTGGGTCTGAGCGTCGCGGTGGTGGAGGAGAAGTACTGGGGCGGTGTCTGCCTCAACGTGGGCTGCATCCCGTCCAAGGCGCTGCTGCGCAACGCGGAACTGGCGCACATCGTCACGACCCAGGCGAGCACGTTCGGCATCCGGGCCGAGGGCGCCGTCACCTTCGACTACGGCGCCGCGTACAAGCGCAGCCGCAAGGTCGCCGACGGGCGCGTCTCCGGCGTCCACTACCTGATGCGCAAGAACGGCATCACCGAGTACGACGGGCGGGGCACCTTTACCGACGCGCACACCCTGCACGTCGCCCTCGGTGACGGCGGCACCGAGACGATCACCTTCGACCACTGCGTGATCGCCACCGGTGCCACCACCCGGCTGCTGCCCGGTACCGAGCTGAGCGACCGCGTCGTCACGTACGAGGAGCAGATCCTCGCCGAGGAACTGCCGGAGAGCATCGTCATCGCGGGCGCCGGCGCCATCGGCGTCGAATTCGCCTACGTACTGCACAACTACGGCGTCAAGGTGACCCTCGTCGAGTTCGCCGACCGGATCGTCCCCCTGGAGGACGCCGACGTCTCCAAGGAACTCGCCAAGAACTACCGCAAGCTCGGCATCGAGGTGCTCACCTCCACCCGGGTGGAAGCCATCGACGACACCGATCCGGCGGCCCCCGTGCGGGTGACCGTCACCCAGGACGGCACCCGGCGGACGCTGGAGGCGGCCAGGGTCATGCAGGCCGTCGGCTTCACCCCGCGCGTCACCGGGTACGGCCTGGAGACCACCGGCGTACGGCTCACCGAGCGCGGCGCGATCGACGTCGACGGGCGGGGCCGCACCAGCGTCCCGCACCTCTACGCCATCGGCGACGTGACGGCCAAGCTGATGCTCGCGCACGCCGCCGAGGCCATGGGCATCGTCGCCGCCGAGACCATCGCCGGTGCCGAGACGATGGAGATCGACTTCCGGATGGTGCCCCGCGCCACCTACTGCCAGCCGCAGATCGCCAGCTTCGGCCACACCGAGGAGCAGGCCCGTCAGGCGGGCCACGACATCGACGTGGCCAAGTTCCCGTTCACGGCCAACGGCAAGGCGCACGGCCTGGCCGAGCCCGGCGGCTTCGTCAAGGTGATCAGCGACAAGCGGTACGGCGAGATCCTCGGCGCCCACCTCATCGGCCCCGAGGTCACCGAGCTGCTGCCCGAGCTGACCCTGGCCCAGCAGTGGGACCTCACCGTCCACGAGGTCGCCCGCAACATCCACGCCCACCCGACCCTGGGCGAAGCGGTCAAGGAAGCGGTGCACGGCCTGGCCGGACACATGATCAACATGTGA
- a CDS encoding MMPL family transporter: MATFLYRIGRGAFRRRWLVVLLWAVILGAAGAGAAKAPAAGDDGTSFMPGIEAQKAFDLIGERFPGPDADGADARVVFIAPGGEKVTAAEHRAAIEEFVAEAGAGPRVAGTVDPFAARAVSEDASTAYATVTFEVAAGDLTDADRDALERAVDEVRDTGLTVEVGGSALSSQPAAGGAAEAIGIGLAAVVLLITFGSLAAAGLPLLTAVIGVGISMGAILALGSTLGLSMTTGTLASMLGLAVGIDYALFVVSRYREERANGHAPREAAGLAAGTAGSAVVFAGLTVVIALAGLSVVGVPMLTKMGLCAAGAVVVGVLVALTLVPALLGMWPDAVLSRTARGRGAAAARRTSAAGNGGTRWARFVLRRPVAVLLACVAGLGVLALPAADLEMGMPGAEAKPVSTTERRAYDALADGFGPGFNGPLTIVADVRDAADPRAAATAIAEGIRGTDGVVSVSPPRFNEAGDTALFSAVPATAPNDGTTERLVRTIRAERPGVESGTGATFEVTGSTAMNIDVAQALQDALVPYLAVVVLFSLVLLMVVFRSVLVPVKAALGFLLSVLASLGAVVAVFQWGWGAGLLGVEQTGPVMSLMPVFLVGIVFGLAMDYEVFLVSRMREAYVHGERPAQAVVSGFRHSARVVAAAAVIMIAVFSGFVGSGESMIKTIGFGLAVAVLFDAFVVRMALVPAVLALLGDRAWWLPRRLDALLPRVDIEGAGLTMRPVPGAADGDRHAGEPAGEPART, translated from the coding sequence GTGGCTACCTTCCTGTATCGCATCGGCCGTGGCGCCTTCCGGCGCCGCTGGCTCGTCGTACTGCTGTGGGCGGTGATCCTCGGCGCCGCCGGGGCCGGCGCGGCCAAGGCGCCCGCCGCCGGTGACGACGGCACCTCCTTCATGCCCGGCATCGAGGCGCAGAAGGCCTTCGACCTGATCGGCGAGCGGTTCCCGGGGCCGGACGCCGACGGCGCCGACGCGCGGGTCGTGTTCATCGCCCCCGGCGGGGAGAAGGTGACGGCCGCCGAGCACCGCGCCGCCATCGAGGAGTTCGTCGCGGAGGCCGGCGCGGGACCCCGGGTGGCCGGCACGGTGGACCCGTTCGCGGCGCGCGCGGTGAGCGAGGACGCCTCCACGGCGTACGCCACCGTCACCTTCGAGGTCGCGGCCGGTGACCTCACCGACGCCGACCGGGACGCCCTGGAGCGGGCCGTCGACGAGGTCCGGGACACGGGCCTCACGGTCGAGGTGGGCGGCAGCGCGCTCTCCTCGCAGCCGGCCGCCGGAGGCGCGGCCGAGGCCATCGGCATCGGGCTGGCCGCCGTCGTCCTGCTGATCACGTTCGGCTCGCTCGCGGCGGCCGGGCTGCCGCTGCTCACCGCCGTGATCGGGGTCGGGATCAGCATGGGGGCGATCCTCGCCCTCGGCAGCACCCTCGGCCTGTCCATGACCACCGGCACGCTCGCCTCGATGCTCGGTCTCGCGGTCGGCATCGACTACGCCCTGTTCGTGGTGTCCCGCTACCGGGAGGAGCGGGCGAACGGGCACGCGCCGCGGGAGGCGGCGGGACTCGCGGCCGGGACGGCCGGTTCCGCCGTGGTCTTCGCCGGTCTCACGGTCGTCATCGCGCTGGCCGGGCTGTCGGTGGTGGGCGTACCGATGCTGACGAAGATGGGCCTGTGCGCGGCGGGCGCGGTCGTGGTCGGCGTCCTGGTGGCGCTGACGCTGGTGCCCGCCCTGCTCGGGATGTGGCCGGACGCCGTCCTGTCCCGCACGGCGCGCGGGCGCGGCGCGGCCGCCGCCCGGCGCACCTCCGCCGCCGGCAACGGCGGCACCCGCTGGGCCCGGTTCGTGCTGCGCCGCCCCGTCGCGGTGCTGCTGGCCTGTGTCGCCGGGCTGGGCGTGCTCGCCCTGCCCGCCGCCGACCTGGAGATGGGCATGCCGGGTGCCGAGGCCAAACCGGTCTCGACGACGGAGCGCCGCGCCTACGACGCGCTCGCCGACGGCTTCGGCCCGGGCTTCAACGGTCCGCTGACGATCGTCGCCGACGTCCGGGACGCGGCCGATCCGCGGGCGGCCGCGACGGCCATCGCCGAGGGGATCCGGGGCACGGACGGTGTCGTGTCCGTCTCCCCGCCGCGGTTCAACGAGGCCGGTGACACCGCGCTGTTCTCGGCGGTCCCGGCCACCGCGCCGAACGACGGGACGACCGAGCGGCTCGTGCGGACCATCCGGGCGGAGCGTCCCGGTGTGGAGAGCGGGACGGGCGCGACCTTCGAGGTCACCGGCAGCACGGCGATGAACATCGACGTCGCCCAGGCCCTCCAGGACGCCCTGGTGCCCTACCTGGCCGTCGTCGTGCTGTTCTCGCTCGTGCTGCTGATGGTGGTCTTCCGGTCGGTGCTGGTGCCGGTCAAGGCCGCCCTCGGGTTCCTGCTGTCGGTGCTGGCGTCGCTCGGTGCGGTCGTGGCGGTGTTCCAGTGGGGCTGGGGCGCCGGGCTGCTGGGCGTCGAGCAGACCGGGCCCGTCATGAGCCTGATGCCGGTCTTCCTGGTGGGCATCGTCTTCGGCCTGGCCATGGACTACGAGGTCTTCCTGGTCTCCCGCATGCGGGAGGCGTACGTGCACGGCGAACGGCCGGCGCAGGCGGTCGTGAGCGGCTTCCGGCACAGCGCCCGGGTGGTCGCCGCCGCCGCGGTGATCATGATCGCGGTGTTCTCCGGGTTCGTGGGCTCCGGCGAGTCCATGATCAAGACCATCGGTTTCGGGCTCGCCGTCGCCGTGCTGTTCGACGCGTTCGTCGTCCGCATGGCCCTGGTGCCGGCCGTCCTCGCTCTGCTCGGGGACAGGGCGTGGTGGCTGCCCCGCCGGCTCGACGCGCTCCTGCCCCGCGTCGACATCGAGGGTGCCGGGCTCACCATGCGGCCCGTGCCGGGGGCGGCGGACGGCGACCGGCACGCGGGGGAACCGGCCGGGGAGCCGGCCCGTACCTGA
- a CDS encoding response regulator — translation MTIRVLLADDQALLRATFRILIDSDPGLTVVAEAADGREATELALAHTPDVVLMDIRMPGTDGLAATAAICSRPELAGTRVLILTTFENDQNVAKALRAGASGFLGKDVGPDVLLAGIRTVAAGDSLLSPTATRTLITRFLAAPDDDTPLAPPERLAGLTEREREVMALAAHGRSNAEIADHLVLSPLTVRSHIQRAMTKLHARDRAQLVVIAYQSGLVRPRAQGGG, via the coding sequence ATGACCATCCGTGTCCTGCTCGCCGACGACCAGGCCCTGCTGCGCGCCACCTTCCGCATCCTCATCGACTCCGACCCCGGCCTGACCGTCGTAGCGGAGGCCGCCGACGGGCGGGAGGCGACCGAGCTGGCCCTCGCCCACACGCCCGACGTGGTCCTCATGGACATCCGGATGCCCGGCACCGACGGTCTGGCCGCCACCGCCGCCATCTGCTCCCGGCCGGAGCTGGCGGGCACCCGGGTCCTGATCCTCACCACCTTCGAGAACGATCAGAACGTCGCCAAGGCGCTGCGGGCCGGAGCGAGCGGCTTCCTCGGCAAGGACGTGGGCCCCGACGTCCTCCTGGCCGGCATCCGGACCGTGGCCGCCGGTGACTCCCTGCTCTCCCCCACGGCGACCCGGACCCTCATCACCCGCTTCCTGGCCGCCCCCGACGACGACACCCCGCTCGCCCCGCCCGAACGCCTGGCCGGCCTCACCGAACGCGAACGCGAGGTCATGGCGCTGGCCGCGCACGGCAGGTCCAACGCGGAGATCGCCGACCACCTGGTGCTCAGTCCGCTGACCGTGCGCAGCCACATCCAGCGCGCCATGACCAAGCTCCACGCCCGCGACCGGGCCCAGCTCGTCGTGATCGCCTATCAGAGCGGCCTGGTCCGGCCGCGCGCACAGGGCGGCGGCTGA
- a CDS encoding SDR family NAD(P)-dependent oxidoreductase, protein MSENWTERHIPDQHGRVAIVTGANTGLGFETARMLAARGAAVVLAVRDIEKGKQAAARITGDVTVQALDLTSLDSVRSAADDLRAAHPRIDLLINNAGVMYTPKQTTADGFELQFGTNHLGHFALTGLLLDRLLPVPGSRVVTVSSTGHRIRAALHFDDLQWERSYSRVAAYGQSKLANLMFTYELQRRLEAHGTTAAVAAHPGVSNTELARNTPAALRVPVTWLAPLLTQKAEMGALPTLRAATDPAVRGGQYYGPGNRGEIRGYPKQVSSSADSHDQAAQRRLWTVSEELTGVTFPV, encoded by the coding sequence ATGAGTGAGAACTGGACCGAGCGGCACATCCCCGATCAGCACGGCCGGGTGGCGATCGTGACCGGCGCCAACACCGGACTGGGCTTCGAGACCGCCCGGATGCTCGCGGCGCGCGGGGCGGCGGTGGTCCTGGCCGTCCGCGACATCGAGAAGGGCAAGCAGGCGGCCGCCCGCATCACCGGCGACGTCACGGTCCAGGCCCTCGACCTGACCTCCCTGGACTCGGTCCGGTCCGCGGCGGACGACCTGCGCGCCGCCCACCCGCGCATCGACCTCCTGATCAACAACGCGGGCGTGATGTACACCCCGAAGCAGACCACCGCCGACGGCTTCGAGCTGCAGTTCGGCACCAATCACCTCGGCCACTTCGCCCTCACCGGCCTGCTCCTGGACCGGCTCCTGCCCGTCCCCGGCTCCCGCGTCGTGACGGTCAGCAGCACCGGTCACCGCATCCGGGCCGCCCTCCACTTCGACGACCTCCAGTGGGAGCGCTCGTACAGCCGCGTCGCCGCCTACGGCCAGTCCAAACTCGCCAACCTGATGTTCACGTACGAACTGCAGCGCCGGCTCGAAGCACACGGCACCACGGCCGCGGTGGCCGCCCATCCCGGCGTGTCCAACACCGAACTCGCCCGCAACACGCCCGCCGCGCTGCGCGTACCCGTCACCTGGCTCGCGCCGCTGCTCACCCAGAAGGCCGAGATGGGCGCCCTGCCCACCCTGCGCGCCGCCACCGATCCGGCGGTCCGCGGCGGCCAGTACTACGGCCCCGGCAACCGGGGTGAGATCCGGGGCTACCCGAAGCAGGTCAGTTCCAGCGCCGACTCCCACGACCAGGCCGCTCAGCGGCGCCTGTGGACCGTCTCCGAGGAACTCACCGGCGTGACGTTCCCCGTGTGA
- a CDS encoding sensor histidine kinase has protein sequence MSTPWQRRVTSRPLVTEALVLVLLSALALFGVLLSFWVMPGPPPLWPGIALAVLACAVLPRRHGHPLAVLAVTTLCMTGVAALGHLVTAMTMSPLMAAQFSVSLRTERRAAWYSALVVTAVLVVSGLFHSELRHQWLLGLVNPAAWVPLSAALGGYVRVRRAYAAARTEHLAREREEEARHRVVQERMRIARELHDVVAHHLALANAQAGTAAHLARTDPDRAYEILGQLSGTTSAALRELKATVGLLRQDTDLDDELAPAPGLARLPDLVAACAAARLEVTVTEEGRPRPLAPGLDLTAYRIVQEALTNVTKHAATSTARVRLAYTPRFLTLTVTDDAPAPPAPRPGPGPAPGHGFGLLGMRERALAAGGTFHAGPRPEGGFEVACTLPLHGHDESTAP, from the coding sequence ATGAGCACACCCTGGCAGCGACGGGTGACGAGCCGTCCCCTGGTCACCGAGGCCCTCGTCCTCGTACTGCTGTCCGCGCTCGCCCTCTTCGGCGTCCTGCTGTCCTTTTGGGTGATGCCGGGACCGCCCCCGCTGTGGCCCGGCATCGCCCTCGCGGTCCTGGCCTGCGCGGTGCTGCCCCGGCGCCACGGCCACCCCCTCGCCGTGCTGGCGGTGACCACGCTGTGCATGACGGGCGTGGCCGCGCTGGGGCACCTGGTGACGGCCATGACCATGAGCCCCCTGATGGCCGCGCAGTTCTCCGTCAGCCTGCGCACCGAGCGCCGGGCGGCCTGGTACAGCGCGCTGGTGGTCACCGCGGTCCTGGTCGTCTCCGGCCTGTTCCACAGCGAGCTGCGCCACCAGTGGCTCCTCGGCCTGGTCAATCCGGCGGCATGGGTGCCGCTGTCCGCGGCCCTCGGCGGCTATGTGCGGGTGCGCCGGGCGTACGCCGCCGCCAGGACCGAGCACCTGGCCCGCGAGCGCGAGGAGGAGGCCCGCCACCGCGTCGTCCAGGAACGGATGCGCATCGCCCGCGAACTGCACGACGTCGTCGCCCACCACCTGGCCCTGGCCAACGCCCAGGCGGGCACCGCCGCCCACCTCGCGCGGACCGATCCCGACCGGGCGTACGAGATCCTGGGCCAGCTGTCGGGGACGACCTCGGCGGCGCTGCGGGAACTCAAGGCCACCGTCGGCCTGTTGCGCCAGGACACCGACCTCGACGACGAGCTGGCGCCCGCGCCCGGCCTGGCGCGGCTGCCCGATCTGGTGGCCGCCTGCGCGGCGGCCCGGCTGGAGGTCACGGTCACCGAGGAGGGGCGGCCGCGGCCGCTGGCCCCGGGACTCGACCTGACGGCGTACCGGATCGTCCAGGAGGCGCTGACCAACGTCACCAAGCACGCGGCCACCTCCACGGCGCGGGTCCGGCTCGCCTACACCCCGCGCTTCCTCACCCTGACGGTCACCGACGACGCCCCCGCCCCTCCCGCGCCCCGGCCCGGCCCCGGCCCGGCTCCCGGCCACGGCTTCGGGCTCCTCGGGATGCGCGAGCGCGCCCTGGCCGCGGGCGGCACCTTCCACGCGGGGCCCCGGCCCGAGGGCGGCTTCGAGGTCGCCTGCACCCTGCCCCTGCACGGCCACGACGAAAGCACCGCCCCATGA
- a CDS encoding class F sortase: MADATRALTGLTMVAAALAAALAVSGEPSEQAPAPPGFGTAPARQQPATARSPSGAQSPTDTAALAPPERVQVRDVGLDARVRPVGVTEQGAMTVPEDPSVAGWYRYGPAPGSPEGSAVLVGHVDGETGALGEFAALYDVRRGDRVEVRRAEAAPVVYRVVSRATAPKDELPPAVFRRTGDPVLTLITCAPPFEPARGGYLANLVVTAEPVRE; encoded by the coding sequence GTGGCTGACGCCACACGGGCGCTGACCGGGCTGACGATGGTGGCTGCCGCTCTGGCAGCCGCCCTCGCCGTTTCGGGGGAGCCGTCGGAGCAGGCACCCGCACCTCCCGGCTTCGGGACCGCGCCCGCGCGGCAGCAGCCGGCGACGGCCCGGTCGCCCAGCGGTGCGCAGTCACCGACCGACACCGCCGCCCTCGCGCCGCCCGAGCGTGTTCAGGTCCGCGACGTGGGTCTCGACGCGCGTGTACGACCGGTCGGCGTGACCGAACAGGGAGCCATGACCGTCCCCGAGGATCCCTCCGTGGCCGGGTGGTACCGCTACGGCCCGGCGCCTGGCAGCCCCGAAGGGTCGGCCGTACTCGTCGGACACGTGGACGGCGAGACGGGCGCCCTCGGTGAGTTCGCCGCACTCTACGACGTGAGGCGCGGCGATCGCGTCGAGGTCCGGCGAGCGGAGGCCGCGCCGGTCGTCTACCGCGTCGTCTCGCGCGCCACCGCGCCCAAGGACGAGCTGCCGCCTGCGGTGTTCCGCCGAACGGGCGACCCGGTCCTCACGCTGATCACTTGTGCGCCGCCGTTCGAACCCGCGCGCGGAGGCTACCTGGCCAACCTCGTCGTCACGGCGGAGCCGGTGCGCGAGTGA
- a CDS encoding TetR/AcrR family transcriptional regulator: MTFQRARNEEQREIRRRAILDTAAAMLDEMPVAEVSLNELSRRVGLAKSNVLRYFESREAVLLELLDAFLESWLTELADELAAGVEAQAAPDVRAGQLAEVLSRSLAERVVLCDLFGAQGGVLEHNVSVEVAKRHKRSSHARLATMTELVRRHVPELGDGAQMFCLMGLVSAGALSAYVPPPPSLLAAYEEEPALGVLHLELRDALRISLTSTLLGVLPRT; the protein is encoded by the coding sequence GTGACATTTCAGCGGGCGAGAAACGAGGAGCAACGGGAGATCCGCCGCCGGGCGATCCTGGACACGGCGGCGGCGATGCTCGACGAGATGCCCGTGGCCGAGGTGAGCCTCAACGAGCTCAGCCGGCGGGTGGGCCTGGCCAAGTCGAACGTCCTGCGGTACTTCGAGTCGCGCGAGGCCGTGCTGCTCGAACTGCTGGACGCCTTCCTGGAGAGCTGGCTCACCGAGCTGGCGGACGAACTGGCCGCGGGCGTCGAGGCGCAGGCGGCGCCGGACGTGCGGGCGGGGCAGCTGGCCGAGGTCCTCAGCCGGTCACTGGCGGAGCGGGTGGTGCTCTGCGACCTCTTCGGCGCGCAGGGCGGCGTCCTCGAACACAACGTCTCCGTCGAGGTGGCCAAGCGGCACAAGCGGTCCTCGCACGCCCGGCTCGCGACCATGACCGAGCTGGTGCGCCGCCACGTGCCCGAACTCGGCGACGGCGCCCAGATGTTCTGCCTGATGGGCCTCGTCTCGGCGGGCGCCCTGTCGGCGTACGTCCCGCCGCCGCCCAGCCTCCTCGCCGCCTACGAGGAGGAGCCCGCCCTCGGCGTGCTCCACCTGGAGCTGCGCGACGCCCTGCGGATCTCCCTCACCTCGACGCTCCTGGGCGTGCTGCCGCGCACCTGA